The Aedes aegypti strain LVP_AGWG chromosome 3, AaegL5.0 Primary Assembly, whole genome shotgun sequence genome contains a region encoding:
- the LOC5579336 gene encoding cytochrome P450 4c21 has translation MWFFTVALVSICVLMVIRWLQKRRRDFAKHVPWVRPYLPVLGNGLLFIGKDDVQRFWNMQKMFDRKENLFRFYLGPNTVFGTNDPGTAQQILTDPNCMDKPYVYDYFLADCGVFAAKTSVWKSQRKALNPTSNVRVLQGYIPTFCRINSAMIKRLENVPAGKTINFMDYASRLAVELVCATTLGFDINQFDDPDGFAHNMERVFYVASRRMLNVHLQLDTVYRWTKDYREERALREKMESYAMKIYESAERRFSSPPEDDEDQEQEKSRILVHQLFVNKHRKFAKMEILHNIYTIIAAGTDTTANAVSYTCLQLAMHPEQQERLYNEINDIFPNSEPIITLEALKCLPYLDMVLKEALRLYPAAWIVMRENTDDVIIDGLRIPKGNKFAVNIYSMQRRVDVWGPDANLFNPERFGAERSATRHRYAFLPFSGGRRDCLGARYAMISMKIMMVHLVKHFRFTTTMREEDINFRFDALLRIIGGHQLQIEKR, from the exons ATGTGGTTCTTCACAGTGGCATTAGTTTCGATTTGTGTTCTGATGGTGATACGCTGGCTGCAGAAACGGAGAAGGGACTTCGCCAAACATGTCCCCTGGGTCAGACCATATTTGCCGGTGCTTGGCAATGGTTTGCTGTTCATCGGAAAGGACGACGTGCAACGGTTCTGGAACATGCAGAAAATGTTCGACAGAAAAGAAAATCTATTTAGATTCTATTTGGGTCCAAACACGGTGTTCGGTACCAATGATCCCGGCACGGCGCAGCAGATTTTAACCGATCCGAATTGCATGGATAAGCCTTATGTGTACGATTACTTTCTGGCTGATTGTGGAGTTTTCGCCGCGAAAA CAAGTGTGTGGAAGAGTCAGCGGAAAGCACTGAATCCCACTTCGAACGTCCGAGTGCTTCAAGGATACATACCAACCTTCTGCAGGATAAACAGTGCAATGATCAAACGACTGGAGAACGTACCCGCAGggaagacaatcaattttatggACTACGCATCAAGATTGGCCGTAGAGTTGGTTTGTGCTACGACGCTTGGTTTCGATATAAACCAGTTTGACGATCCGGACGGCTTCGCTCATAACATGGAACG AGTTTTCTATGTAGCTTCCAGAAGAATGCTGAACGTACATCTGCAGTTGGATACAGTTTATCGATGGACTAAGGATTACCGCGAGGAACGAGCCCTTCGCGAGAAGATGGAGAGTTATGCAATGAAG ATCTACGAAAGTGCGGAAAGAAGATTCTCATCGCCCCCTGAAGATGACGAAGATCAGGAACAAGAAAAATCACGAATACTAGTGCACCAACTGTTCGTGAACAAGCATCGAAAATTCGCCAAAATGGAAATTCTTCACAACATCTACACAATCATCGCCGCGGGAACGGATACCACGGCAAATGCAGTTTCGTATACCTGCCTCCAGTTGGCCATGCACCCCGAACAACAGGAGAGATTGTACAACGAAATCAATGATATCTTCCCCAACTCGGAGCCTATCATCACCCTAGAAGCGCTCAAGTGTCTCCCATACCTGGATATGGTCCTAAAAGAGGCCCTACGACTGTATCCGGCAGCATGGATAGTCATGCGGGAGAACACTGACGATGTAATCATCGACGGATTACGTATTCCCAAGGGTAACAAATTTGCGGTGAATATCTACAGCATGCAAAGGCGGGTTGATGTTTGGGGACCGGATGCAAACCTATTTAATCCGGAAAGATTCGGTGCGGAACGCTCTGCCACCAGACATCGGTATGCGTTTCTACCGTTCAGCGGAGGCCGCAGGGATTGTTTGG GTGCCCGTTACGCGATGATCAGTATGAAGATAATGATGGTGCATTTGGTTAAACATTTCCGATTTACCACCACCATGCGAGAAGAGGACATCAACTTCCGATTCGATGCTCTGCTGAGGATAATTGGTGGCCATCAACTACAAATAGAGAAACGATGA